TGCCACCGCGTCCACGTGCGTCTGCAGTTCCGGCGGGGTGACCAGCAGGATGCCGGCCAGCGCCCGGCGCACGGTGCCCAGCGGGGCGATCATCACCAGCACGCAGACGAAGGCGAGGATGGCCGGGTCGATGTACGGCCCGACCCAAGCCAGCGAGGTGCCCTGCACCAGCACGCCGCCGAGGAAGGCCAGCAGGTAGCAGGCTGACATGCTGGCGGCGATCACCCAGTTCTTCGCGTCCAGTGCGATGAACTCCGAACCGATGCGGCGGTTGGCGCGCAGCACGAACCAGGCCAGTGCACCTTCGCCGACGATCGACAACCCGGCGAAGGCAATGGCTGGGCCGAGTGCGATGTGGCGGCCGCCGGACATCAGCGCATCCACCGCATTGACCAGCGCATACAGTGCTGCGCCGATCATCAGCGTGCCGCTCACCCCCAGCACGATCGGCTCCAGGTGCCAGAAGCCCATGGTGAAGCGCTGGTTGAGCCGCGACTGCAGCGCGTCGGTGCTGGTGGACAGTGCGATCAGTCGCGCGACCAGCAGCGACAGCCAGGTCATCACCACATCGATCAGGCCGTAGATGCCATCGAAGATGATCAGCGAGGAATTGGCCAGCAGACCGAATACCACCGCAGCCGCGGCCAGCAGCAATGAGCCTGCGATGGACAGGCGCAGCACGCCTTGTTCGGTACGCGCATCGAAGAAGCGTTCGGGGGTGGCAGGCATGCGGAAATCCAGCGGGAAAATGGGCTGCGGAAGCAGCGCGCTGCCATTCTATCCAGCCCGCCGCACGTCGCCGTGACCACGCCCGCACAGCGCCTGGAAAAGTCACCAGACTGGTAACCGTTTGCGGATTGACGGGTGCACACCCGAAGCGTATCGTTTGTACCACGATGACATAGAAGCCTCCGGTGACCCCGGGGGCTTCTTTCGTTTGTGCCATCGCGCGCTGCGATGCCATCGCCACCGGCCCTGACGTTCCCGTCGTGGCCGTTCTGTTTTCCGCCCTGATCCTGCTTCTCCTGCGCCGTCCTGGTGACCGCGTGGGGCGCCGCCGTGCGCGCAGGGTCGGGGCACTCCACATCCATCAACGAAGGAGGATTCGATGCCCCTGCTGACCCTCGAGCAGTGCCGCGCGCACTGCCGTATCGACGGCGATTTTGACGACGCCATCCTGGGTGACCTGCTGGCCGCAGCCAGCGACGCAGCCGCGGCCTACCTGGGCCGCGAACTGTACGCCGACCAGGCCGCGCTGGACCAGGCGCTGGACCAGCTGCCGCAGGACATGGCGGCGGCGGTGACCGGGCATGAAGCCGCGGTTGCCGCCGCCAACGCCGAGACCAACGCGGCCAAGGCCAAGGCCATGCGGGATGTGGCCGATCGCCGCCTGGCCGTGGCCACCGCGCGCAGTGCACGCCTGCTGTTGGGCATGCCCGCCAGTGACAGCATCCGCGCAGCAGTCCGCCTGCTGCTGGGCCACCTGTACGCCCACCGCGAAGCCGTGGTTGTCTCTGCACAGACGCTCGATGCACCGGCAGCTGCCACTGCCATCGCCATGGAGCTGCCGTTCGGCGTGGCCGCGCTGCTGGATCCGTACCGACCGGCCGCAACGCCATGAACGCCGGCCACCTCAATCGCCGCATCCGTATCGAGCGCCAGGACGGCCGGCTCGATGCCTGGGGGCAGCCGCTGGACGCTTGGCAGCCGGTGGCGGAACTGTGGGCCGCCATCACTGCCGATCCCACAGGCAGCGTGCAGCGGCTGACGCTGGAAAGCCGCCTGCCGGCCACAATCCGCCGCCAGCGTTTCCATGTCCGATTGGCGGCTGCACGACAGGCCGGCATCCATGTCGGCATGCGCATCGTGCATGACAGTCGCGTTTTCAATATCACCGGCGTTGCTCCCGACTTCAGCCGGCGCCAGACCACGGTGCTGTTCACCGAACAGTCTTCAGGCACTGCCTGAGCGACGCCAACCAGGACACCGCGATGAGTTACGAAGCACAGCTGCACACGCTGCTGGCCCCGCTGCTGCAGGGCCGGCTGTATCCCGACGTTCCGCCGGAACCGGTCATCTACCCGTGTGCCGTCTACCAGCAGATGGGTGGACAGTCCGTGTGGTTCAACGAAGGTTCCACTCCCGAACAGAAGCACGCTCGCGTGCAACTGACCGTTTGGGCAGACAGCCGCGCCCAGGCCAATACCCTGATCCGTGAGATCGAGGATCAGGTCTGCGCGGGATTGCCGACCGCCGAGTCGTTCGGCGCTGCAATCGCCGTGCATGAGCCGGTGCTGCACAAGCACGGCGCGCGGCTCGATTTCGGCCTGTGGTACGTCGACCCGTAAACCGCATCACCCGCGCAACACCCCAGCCCGGCAACCGCCGGGCTTTTTTTTATCCAACGAGGAAATACACCATGGCACTCAAGCTTCCCAAGGGCACCCAGTTCGGTTTCGCACCGGTCGTCTCCACCGCGATCGCCACCAGCGCGATCTCCAAGGCTGTGCCGGCACTGGCCAGCGTTGCCGCCAACAGCGTCGACACCGGCGATGTAGTGGTCATTGAACTGCCGGGTTGGCCGGCCCTGAACAACCGCGCCACCCGCGCCGGTGCTGAAGCCACCGGCACCGTTGAACTGCTGGGCATCGACACCACCGACACCGTGCTGTTCCCGGGCACTAGCGGTGCCGGCGTGCTGCGCAAGGCAGGCGCCTTCGTCGACCTGGACCAGCAGGGCGACCCGACCACCGCCGGTGGCGAGCAGCAGTACTGGAGCGGCACGCTTCTGGAAGACCCGACCGGTCGCCAGGTGCAGATGCCGACCTTCAAGAACGCCAAGACCATCACCCTGCCGCTGTTCTACGATCCGAAGAAGCCGTGGTATTCGGCGCTGAAGAACGTTGATGCCAAGGGCGAGCCGGTGATCCTGCGTGCCAAGCTGGTCGGCGGCGACGTGCTGTACTGGTACGGCTACCTGAGCTACAACGGCGACCCGACCATGGCCGCCAACACCCCGATGGGCACCACCGCGACCTTCACCGCGCTGGCCGACTCCATCCTGGTCGAGGGCGCCTGATGTTCCAGGTAAAGGCGCCGGAGAGCTTCAAGAGCACCCTGACCATCGTCGGTCACGGTCGCGAGCAGAAGCTCAACCTGACCTACCGGCACCTGTCGGTAGCCGACTACGCCAGCCTGCTGGAGCGTCTGGGCGATGACACCTTGAGCGTGGCCCAGGCCATCCTGGACATCGTGGTGGACTGGGATGCCGATGTGGCGCTGGATACCGCCGGCGTCGAGCTGGCGCTGCAGCAGCAGGCCGGCCTGGATGGCGCCATCATCGGTGGCTACACCCAGGCGCTGCAGGTCGCACGCAAGGGAAACTGATCGAGGCGGTGGGGGCCCTGTACTGGCGGGCCCCCACCGAGTCCGAGCTGATGCAGCTTGGATTGAAGGCCAAGCATTTTCCGCCGCCGCAGGTTGAGCTGTGGCCGGAGTGCGTGCTTCCCATCGAACTTTTCTCGCGGGTTGCCACCCAGTGGCGCGTCGGCGCAGGTGGCCCGATCGGGCTGGATTACAACGTGGTCTACCACGAGCTGCAGCGCGAAGCGCTCGACAGCGAACAGTACGACGAGGTGATGGCGGCGATCCGCGTCATCGAACGCGCTGCCCTGGAGCAGATGCAACAGGAATGAGCCGGCCATCGCGATTACGCCGATGACCGATCCCGGCTCCGCAGATGCGGAGCCGACTCTCCCGAGGAACACTCAATGAGCACTACATCGCCTGGCAGCACACGGGCCACCGTGGAGGCCAGCAACGCATTGGAAACGGCCATGCAGGCAGCAAGGCGCAGCATGACCGAGATGACCGGCAGCACACAGGAGTTCCAGCGGCAGCTGGAAAAGATCAATACGGTGCAGCAGGCATTCAATGCCGTGCTGACCACCAGCGCTTCGTTGGTCACCGCACTGTCCACGCAACTGACTGCCTTGAACACGCAGTTGCAGGCGGCGGCGAAGGCGGGTGCGACCACAGCCGCCGCGGACGCTGGCAAGGCTGCAAAGAAGGAAGAGAAGGCCCAACAGGACGACATGGGCCTGGCGGGCATCCGCAAGGGCCTGGGCGGCGCGCTCGGCGACTATATCGGGAAGACCGAAAACACCGCCACGGCGGCCAAGAAGGCGTTCGACAAAGCGTTCACTGGCGCCGACGAAGCCCTGCGGAGCTTCGTGACCACCGGCAAGTCCAAGTACAAGGAGCTGGCCCAGTCCATCCTGGCCGACCTGAAGATGATCGCTGCACAGCAGGCGCTGGTCTGGGGGGCGAGGAAGATCGCCGGCTTGATGGGGGTCGACCTGACGCCCAAGGATGCAGCGACGGACGCGGCGGCGGTGATTGCAGGCGTGGCGACTGCCAAGGACGCCAAGGCTGGTGATACCAAGGCGGGCGAAACCAAGGACGCCAAGGACACCAAGGGCACCACAGGACTTTCGGGGTTCCGCAAGGGCTTCGGCAGCGCGCTCGGCGAGTACATGGAAAAGACCGAGAACTCCGCCAAGTCTACCCAGGATGCCTTTTCCAAGGCGTTCACCGGCGCCGAGGCGGCACTGCAGAGTTTCGTGAAGACGGGCAAGTCCAACTACAAGGATCTGGCCAAGTCGATCATCGCCGATCTCAAGATGATTGCCATCCAACAGGCAATCGTCTGGGGCGTCAAGAAGATCGCGGGCCTGTTCGGATATGGCACGGGGGTGGAGGCCAACGCCAACGGTGGCGTCTACCAGTCGCCGAGCCTGTCGGCCTACTCCGGCGGTGTCTACAACACCCCGCAGCTGTTCGCCTTCGCCAAGGGTGCCGGCGTATTCGGCGAAGCGGGGCCGGAAGCGATCATGCCGCTGCAGCGCGGGCCGGACGGCCGCCTCGGCGTGGCCGCACATGGCGGCGGTGGTGGCGGAGTGGGTGTGAGCATCCGCATCGACAACAACGGTGGCAAGGAAGTCACCACCAACGAAAGCATGCTGCAGCAGTTCGGCAACGAGATCGGCCAGTTCGTGGAACGCAAGTACCGCGAACTGCAGAGTCGTGACCTGAAGGCAGGTGGTGTGCTCAGCAGGAGTGCCATGTAATGACCGACACCTTCACCTGGCCGGCAACCAGCCAGAGTACGGGAACCACCACCGCCGCCGTGAAGCGCGCGAAGTTCGGTGATGGTTATGCGCAGGCCGCTGCCGATGGTCTGAATGCAACCTCACGCAGCTACCAGCTGCAGTTCGTCGGCAACCGCAGGACGATCAACGAGATCGTGGCCTTCCTGGATGGCCATGCCGGCCGCAGCTTCCTGTGGAAGGGACCACTGGGGCAGGGGCTCTACATGTGTGATTCCTACACCGACAGCCATCTCGGCGGCCAGGTATCGACGATCACCGCCACGTTCGAGCAGACCTTCCAGGCGTAGGCATGAGCATGGATCTTCAACGGATCGACCTGGATAGCATCCAGCCCAACGGAAAGCGCGGAGAGACCCAACGACCGGCCTTCACCAAGATCAACCAGAACTTTCAGGATGTTGCGTTGGCACTGGAGGAAATCCCCGGTGCCATCGCACACTCTGTCTCTGGAAAGAACCGTTTGATCAATGGGAATTTCGACCTCTGGCAGCGTGGGGACAACTTCACCGCTGCCGCTGCCTACTGTGCAGACAGATTCTTCGCACAGCAGGGAGGGATGGACGGAGCAGGCATATTCAAATCACCCGTTGCCCCGGGCGATGCGAATTTTCCAAGAAGCCTGTTTACGTTGGCCGCCAATTGCAACGGGAACCACAACGCCGCCGGACACCATTTCCTGTTCGAGCAGCGTGTGGAAAGTGTGCGGAACTTTGCCGCAGCGGAGAGCACGCTATCCTTCCTGGTCTACAACGCAGGCGCCGCAGGCAGAAAGATCGCAGTCGAGTTCCTGCAGCGCTTCGGAACAGGTGGAAGCCCCACTGTCACGGCGATCCAGCCGGAAGTGTTTACGCTCGCACAGGGCCTGAACCGGATCAGCAAGACCGTCAGTCTTCCCTCCATCTACGGTAAGACGCTTGGCGGTGGCGATGATTCGGTCACCTGTGCGGTATGGCTCTCGGCAGGCAGCGACTTCAACGCGCGCACAGGAGGGCTCGGCGCGCAGGCAGGCCAGTTGTACTTCGGTGAAATGCAGTGGGAAGTTGGCGCACGGGCGACCCGCTTCGAGTGGAGATCACCGGCCCACGAGCTTGCGCTGTGCCAGCGCTACTACCAGAAGTCCTTCCCTGTTGCAGAGGTGCCCAACAGCAGGAGCAGCTCCGCCGTCCACCGGAACGCAGTGGCCTTCAACAGTGGCACCTGCCGCGTTGCTGCAGAGTTCAAAGGCACGATGCGCGGCACGCCACAGCTGCTGTTCCACGCAGGCGGAGAAGGTGGTGACATCGGATCGCCGAGCTTCTGGAGGTACTACGACGCCGCTGGCGGAGCATGGCGCGCGGGAACCCTGACCAATGTAGTCATGGCAACGAGCCAGGCGTTCATGGCGGACGTGGGCGGCGCAGGCTTCCTGGTAAGCGGATCTGTTCTCCTGGCAGGCCACTACACCGCCGATGCCGAACTCTGAGTGCATTCATGCGTCTGCGGGATCGGGCGGAAAGCCGTGAGATCCGCCCGTTGATGGAATGGAAGTACTCAGACTGCGATCGGACGCTACCGATTCACCTCGTTCAAGGAGCCAACAATGGCAAGAAAGATCATCGACCTCGATTCCGTTCAACCGAACGGAAAGCGGGGTGAAACACAGCGCCCGGCGTTCACCAAGATCAACGAGAATTTCGCCGAGGTCTACGACGCCTTGACCGAGGTCGCGAAGATTCCGGAAACCGTGGCGAATGCCATCACCGACCGCGTTCCAGGCAGGAATCTGCTCATCAACGGTGCCCTGCAGTTCTGGCAGCGTCGCACGTCCGGTCGCGTTGGCCAGGGATCAGGCACGTTGGGAGCGGAGAAATTCTTCGCCGACCGCTTCACGAACTCGGCGCTGGTCTGCAACCACGACGTACAGCGCGTGGCGTACGACGGGCAGGCCGGCTTTCCGGAGGATACCCGGTCGATCCTGGTCTGCACCGTATCCGAGGCCATTGCCAGAAGTGGCGCCTGGATGGGGCAGAAAATCGAAGGTGTCCGCAGTGCAAGCGGTGACATCACGATCTCGGTATGGGCCAACTGTGACGCGCCAAGCCGCAGCGTTGGCGTGCGTGTCATCCAGGATTTCGGAACAGGCGGCTCGCCCTCACCGCAGGTGATGCTGGAGGCCGGCGTGCTTACGCTGGGGACGACCGGCAAGCGTCACAGCATCACGGTGACGTTGCCGAGCACCCGGGGAAAGGTGCTCGGCAGCAATGGCAACGACCACCTCTACGTGGTGTTCGACCTGTGCGGTACCGGCCAGAAGGGCGAGTTGGTGGCGCAGAACGGCTCGTTCGGATTCACCCAGTTCCAGGTCGAATCCGGACGCGCAGCGACGCGCTTCGACTGGCGGCCGCCGGGCGTGGAACTGGCGCTGTGCCAGCGCTACTACGAGAAGAGCTACAACCTCGACATCGTGCCCAACACCGCGCACAACGAAGGGCGCGAGGCATTCTCGATCAATTCACCGGGAATGGCGCATTACCAGAGTGTGCGATTCCATGCACCCAAGCGTACCCATCCTTACGTGATGATCATCTCGGCCGACAACATCCAGCAGGACGGACACATCGCGGAAGACAACATCTCCCGCGTTCCCTGCCTGGTCAACTACGCCTCGCCTTCAGGCTACGAAGTCAGCTGGACCAACAATCCAGGTCGCTGGGGTGGGTGGTGGCATTGGTGGGCCGATGCCGAGCTGTGATGGGGCGCCCCAGGGACTTACAGGACGACAGCAATGACGAGAAAAATCATCGACCTCGATTCCGTTCAACCGAACGGAATGCGGGGTGAAACGCAGCGCCCGGCGTTTACCAAGATCAACGACAACTTCGCCGAGGTCTATGGGGCGCTGGATGGCGTGACCACAATCGTGCAGCGCGTGGATTCACTGGAGCGCGCTCTTCAGACTGCAATTCCAGGCAGGAACCGCCTGATCAACGGCAACTTCGATTTCTGGCAGCGGGCCACCACCGGCACCACCCAGGGCGGCGAGATCTATGTGGCCGATCGTTGGACCGTGGCAGCGCTGGGCTGCACGCATACCGCAAATCGCGGGGCCAATCTGCCTGCCGGCGGTGCCGCACCGGAGTCGCGCCGTTTCCTCAACAGCGTTGTCTCCAAGACCAGTGCAGGTAGCAGCGCCTACGTCGCACAGAAGGTCGAGAGCGCGGCGACGCTGTCCGACGGCGAAGTGACGGTTTCCGGTTTCGCCTATGGCCCGCCAGGAAAACGCATCGGCGTTCGTCTCATCCAGCACTTTGGCACAGGTGGTTCGCCGTCCGCCGCGGTCAGCGTGGAGCTGGGAACCGTAGCGGTCACCGCCGCGTCCTGGACCTACTTCCAGCTCAGTGCGCGACTGCCATCGGTGAAGGGGAAGACGCTGGGCAGCAATGTCGACAGCGATTTCCTGTGGCTGGTGGTGGATCTGTGCGCGGATGCCTATGGCGGTGTCATCTCCGGCCAGAACGGAGAGTTCGGCATCGCGATGATGCAGCTGGAGCGCGGCAACCGGGCAACGGCATTCGACCTGCGCCCGCTGGCCCACGAGCTGCAGCTGTGCCAGCGCTATTACGAGAAGAGCTACAACCTGGACGTGCCACCTGGCACGGCCGATGGCATCGGCCGCGACAACCAGTTCTACGACCGCAGCGTCGGTGTTGGCAGTACCTCGCATATCCGGTGTCGCGTCCCCAAGCGTGCCATTCCTGCCTACACCGTCTACAGCGATGTGAACGGGCAGGCCGGGCGCATATCCGGCGCAAGCGGCGGTATCGGCACGGTGACGTCCATCGTGTATGCCGGCCAGTCCGGCGCCCAGGTCAACTACCAATCCGCCGCAGGCAACTGGGGCTCCTCCTTCCACTGGACCGCCGACGCGGAGCTATGACATGTATCAACTGACCGAAGAGATCGACATCATCAAGTGTCTGCAGACCGGCGCCTTCATTCCACGCGGCCATCGCTTGTGGAGCGACTATGAGGCCTGGTGTACCGCAGGTAATGAGCCAGAACCGGTACCGCCACTGTTCGCGCCTGGTTCGGCGCAGTTCCATCGCTTCATGCGCAGCAAGGCGTGGGAGTGGATGGCGCAGTGTGCCCGCGATCGTGGCTATGACAGCATCGAGAGTTGCTGCAGCTACGTAGGCAGTGCAGTGCCACGCTACGCACAGGACGCCATCGCCATGATTGCCTGGCGTGACGCTGTCAACCTCGCATTGGAAGCTGTTGAGTCCAACGTTGACGTGACCGCGCCCGACTGGCAGCAGGTACAGGCGCAGCTGCCGCAGCCGGCTGCGTTCGGCTGGGCCGCCGAATCGGTGTCGGACACGCTCGACTCCTGAGGAGCACTACACATGGCACAACGCACGATCGACCTCGACACCGTCCAGCCCAACGGCAAGCGGGGTGAAACCCAGCGCCCGGCGTTTACCAAGATCAACGACAACTTCGCCGAAGTGTATGGTGCGCTGGGCAGCGTGGCGACCATCGTAGAAGACGTTGAACAGCTGAAGACGGAGATCGAGAAGGAAGCAGAGCAGGCCAAAGCCGAAGTCCGTAACGCCATCGCGACGCTTCCCGCAGCGGTCGACAGCGCCATCCATGGGCGAATTCCTGGAAAGAACCGCCTCATCAACGGCAACTTCGATCTCTGGACGAGAGGAACACCGGTTGGACAGACCGGGTACGGCCCGGATCGATGGTTCGTTCAGATCGGACTCATGACCGACGCCAGCGTCTTTGCCAGCAACAACGTGCCGGGAGACGGTGTCTTTGACGATGCCCGCCTCTCGATGGGGACAAACTCGACCGGCAATCAGGATGCATTCGGGCACTACTTCGTGTTTGAACAGCGGGTTGAGAACGTGCGGACCTTTGCCGGAGTGGTCAGCACCGTTTCTTTCACCGTCTACAACCCAGGGGCGGCTGGACGGAAGATCGCGATTGAGTTCCTGCAGAACTTCGGTACCGGCGGCTCGGAGACGATTCTGGGGGTGGACGCTGAGGTTTTCAGCCTGGCGCAAGGTGTAAACCACATCAGAAAGACGGTCACCCTGCCGTCGGTCTCTGGAAAAACGGTAGCGAGCACGAATCACTACGCGGCCGTCGCAGTATGGTTGTCATCCGGCAATGGATTCGATGTCCGCAATGCCAAGCTGGGTGCCCAGTCGGGGCAGTTGTTCTTCGGCGGATTTCAGTGGGAACAGGGAGGCACGGCGACAGGCTATGACACCCGGCCACTGTCCCACGAGGCAGCGCTGTGTGGCTGGTACGCGCAACGCATTGATATCAGCGCGGGTGATGCGTTCTCGGTGTGCACGGCTCTCGGGCAGTTCGACTGCGTGGGTCAGCTCTCGTTCCAACCGATGCGCAGCAAGCCCACGGCGCGAACGCTGGGGGGCGGTGTCAACATGACAGGCTTCGGTATCGCTGGGGGCAATGCGCCTGGCTCGTCCTTCAACATCATTCCGGTCTCGGTATCGGGTGCGGCGATCACCGCGGGAGTGGCTACAGGCGGCATGTCCCCGGGGGCATCGGGCTATATCGCGCCCAAAGCCGGTGGAATCAGCATCATCCTTGAGGCTGAGATCTGATCCATCGATTTCTTTTCGCACCGGCGAAGAGGACACCGCGCTGTTGCGGCACCAGCGACCTGGAATCAGGAAAACAAGAATGACAATGAAAATCATCGACCTCGATACCGTTCAGGCGAACGGCAAGCGGGGTGAGACACAGCGCCCGGCTTTCACCAAGGTCAACGAGAACTTCG
The sequence above is a segment of the Stenotrophomonas maltophilia genome. Coding sequences within it:
- a CDS encoding phage tail protein, whose protein sequence is MALKLPKGTQFGFAPVVSTAIATSAISKAVPALASVAANSVDTGDVVVIELPGWPALNNRATRAGAEATGTVELLGIDTTDTVLFPGTSGAGVLRKAGAFVDLDQQGDPTTAGGEQQYWSGTLLEDPTGRQVQMPTFKNAKTITLPLFYDPKKPWYSALKNVDAKGEPVILRAKLVGGDVLYWYGYLSYNGDPTMAANTPMGTTATFTALADSILVEGA
- the gp17 gene encoding tail completion protein gp17; this translates as MSYEAQLHTLLAPLLQGRLYPDVPPEPVIYPCAVYQQMGGQSVWFNEGSTPEQKHARVQLTVWADSRAQANTLIREIEDQVCAGLPTAESFGAAIAVHEPVLHKHGARLDFGLWYVDP
- a CDS encoding head-tail connector protein yields the protein MPLLTLEQCRAHCRIDGDFDDAILGDLLAAASDAAAAYLGRELYADQAALDQALDQLPQDMAAAVTGHEAAVAAANAETNAAKAKAMRDVADRRLAVATARSARLLLGMPASDSIRAAVRLLLGHLYAHREAVVVSAQTLDAPAAATAIAMELPFGVAALLDPYRPAATP
- a CDS encoding DUF1799 domain-containing protein; amino-acid sequence: MQLGLKAKHFPPPQVELWPECVLPIELFSRVATQWRVGAGGPIGLDYNVVYHELQREALDSEQYDEVMAAIRVIERAALEQMQQE
- a CDS encoding phage tail assembly chaperone, with protein sequence MFQVKAPESFKSTLTIVGHGREQKLNLTYRHLSVADYASLLERLGDDTLSVAQAILDIVVDWDADVALDTAGVELALQQQAGLDGAIIGGYTQALQVARKGN
- a CDS encoding phage tail tape measure protein — protein: MSTTSPGSTRATVEASNALETAMQAARRSMTEMTGSTQEFQRQLEKINTVQQAFNAVLTTSASLVTALSTQLTALNTQLQAAAKAGATTAAADAGKAAKKEEKAQQDDMGLAGIRKGLGGALGDYIGKTENTATAAKKAFDKAFTGADEALRSFVTTGKSKYKELAQSILADLKMIAAQQALVWGARKIAGLMGVDLTPKDAATDAAAVIAGVATAKDAKAGDTKAGETKDAKDTKGTTGLSGFRKGFGSALGEYMEKTENSAKSTQDAFSKAFTGAEAALQSFVKTGKSNYKDLAKSIIADLKMIAIQQAIVWGVKKIAGLFGYGTGVEANANGGVYQSPSLSAYSGGVYNTPQLFAFAKGAGVFGEAGPEAIMPLQRGPDGRLGVAAHGGGGGGVGVSIRIDNNGGKEVTTNESMLQQFGNEIGQFVERKYRELQSRDLKAGGVLSRSAM
- a CDS encoding cation diffusion facilitator family transporter, which encodes MPATPERFFDARTEQGVLRLSIAGSLLLAAAAVVFGLLANSSLIIFDGIYGLIDVVMTWLSLLVARLIALSTSTDALQSRLNQRFTMGFWHLEPIVLGVSGTLMIGAALYALVNAVDALMSGGRHIALGPAIAFAGLSIVGEGALAWFVLRANRRIGSEFIALDAKNWVIAASMSACYLLAFLGGVLVQGTSLAWVGPYIDPAILAFVCVLVMIAPLGTVRRALAGILLVTPPELQTHVDAVARAIVARHGFVEHRSYVAQVGRGEQIELFFVVREDDPPRPLVEWDQLRDEIGDALGEASPDRWLTIMFTTDREWTI
- a CDS encoding head-tail adaptor protein: MNAGHLNRRIRIERQDGRLDAWGQPLDAWQPVAELWAAITADPTGSVQRLTLESRLPATIRRQRFHVRLAAARQAGIHVGMRIVHDSRVFNITGVAPDFSRRQTTVLFTEQSSGTA
- a CDS encoding phage tail protein; amino-acid sequence: MTDTFTWPATSQSTGTTTAAVKRAKFGDGYAQAAADGLNATSRSYQLQFVGNRRTINEIVAFLDGHAGRSFLWKGPLGQGLYMCDSYTDSHLGGQVSTITATFEQTFQA